Within the Populus trichocarpa isolate Nisqually-1 chromosome 14, P.trichocarpa_v4.1, whole genome shotgun sequence genome, the region ACTCCCGGCCTCATGATTCAACAACTTTTTCTAATTTCTAGAGTGTTGATAGCGTCCATAACCAACACATGATTTTGTTTCTCTGTGGAAAATCAATCGATCAATCTCTAGATCCTTTCCTTAACAGGTCAAAATGTATTGGTATCATTTTAATCTTATTCAGTTATTCATCCTACTAGTGTTTTgacctggtttttttttctggttttgttctcctttttaatttattgcaaGCCGAATCTTAATCCCCATAAAGAGACTCCACTGCTAGATTACAAGTTCTACTGACTctgccaattttattattttttttatttttttatcattgactCCTACTCTCACTTTGTTCACCGTCATTATCTAACACTTGCGTGTTACTATCATATTTTAGAAGTTTCCCGTTCGGTatctaaaataaacaatttaaaatttcatactCACACTTGTTATTagagttataattttatttttctagattattttagcttttcaataatttattaagaaaggtaatgttagaaattgtggtaataattattttttaaaattttttttattttaaaatatattaaaataatgtttttttattttttaaaatttatttttaatatcaaacaatctaaaattaaaaaaaaattaaaaaaaataaaaatattttttaaacacaaaaataaaaataagaacaaggatattttatatatataaaaaaaactttcaatttaagaaaaataatacagCGGGCCTTAATGCTAATCatttataataatcaaattgaaacCTCGATGATCAAGCTTAATTATAGTTGGTGCCAGTTACCCTTTCATAACTTCAACGGCTCACGTTAGCCACACCCACCTTCGAAAAATCAAAGTCTtcccctttttttattaacacaaCAGCTACCCGCCATTTCTACCCACCTCTCTCTAAACAATGAAGAGCCCATATTCTCGCTACGCTCGCCGGACCCCAGCCTCCGGCGTAGGGCATACGCCGGACTGTGTTCCATACTCCCCGACATCCTCCTCCCACTCGAGCGGCTCCACCTTGAAGAAACGGAACCCGTTGTCGGTGGCCGCGAAATCAATGGCCGGTGTGTTTGTTGCTTGTTTCACGCCTCCCGAGCCTGAGCCGAACAGTTCAAAGGACTTTGGTTACTCTGAAGAGTTAAAAGCTCCCTCTGGTAAACtccttgtttgttttgttgacttttttacTGTCTTGCGGTAAGGTTTTTGCTGAGAGAAAAGGTAAGAAACTTGAGACGTGGTTCTTGATTCATATGATATAGTCTTTTTTGGAGAGTTTTCTTTTTGGGTTGGACTATAGAATGCGATTGCAACACAGTAATGatggtttgtttttaattatcttcTGTGTAAACAAATCATGGCTTAAATGTTGTGTTGGAAGCAAGGGATCAGATCCTTGAATAGTTTTCTTTTactataagtttttatttggaTATAAATGAGAAATTACTGAATATGCATGGTTTAACAAAGATCACTTCTTGTCTACTTATTGTTATGCTATGACAACGTTTGATTATCAATAAATTTCTTGAAACCTTAACAAATGTGTTTGGTACCGCATTACTTGTTATATACAccaatttgattttcttctttgttatttATCGATTTTATGGTAAAAGTTGGGCCGAATCTCAATGTgttattatgataataacaaattaaataagcAGATTTGGTATTATTCCAAAGCAACAGGAACTGGGGGTTCTTGGCCCATTTCAAAAAAGcgtaattaatctaaaaaaaacaaagaaagaaagtagaCTTGTATATTcgattttaagtttatttactaaacacaaaacaatttgTGAGACAACGCTTTAGTTTCAGAGCATTGAAGCATACTTGAAATACATGgtgaatctttttcttttttttctatttctatatGAAATGAATTTGTAGAGTTAGAATGAACTACTCAAATTTGTTCCTTTCAGTTGCATCTAGTACTTCTGGTGGCAATGAAAGGAGACGAAGTTCAAGAAGAGGTATATATAGCAGTCCAGCTAATTCAGTCCATGGGAGAGAACCTGGGAGTGTAAATTTTACCATGGAGGAAATCAATGCAGCCACAAGGAACTTCTCTCCTACATTCAAGATTGGACAAGGTGGTTTTGGGACAGTATACAAGGGAAGATTCCAAGATGGAACTGTTGTTGCCATCAAACGTGCCAAGAAGGTTGGTAAAAGTGCAGTTTATTTTTCTGCTTCAGTGAATATGAGTATTCTGAGGTTTCACAGATTGCTTGGTTATCTGTGTCTGCAGAGTGTATATGATAAGCATTTAGGTGTAGAATTTCAAAGTGAGATTCGAACACTGGCACAGGTGGAGCATTTAAATCTAGTAAAGTTCTATGGATATCTGGAGCATGAAGATGAAAGAATTGTTCTTGTGGAGTATGTTGCCAATGGAACTCTCAGAGAACACTTGGATTGTGAGTTCTTCGCAACCTCTCTCTGTGCCTGCGTGTGTGTCTGTGTGCACACGCTCATGTGTGTTGGATGTGGCAGATGAAGATATATGTTTGCAAATGTGGGAATTTTGTTGATTCACGAATGACATTGATGCAGGTATTCATGGAAATGTTATTGACCTTGCGGTGCGCCTAGATATTGCAATTGATGTAGCTCATGCAATCACTTATCTTCACATGTACAcaggttttcttttaattgcaaccAACCTAATTTTACTTGCATCAAAGTTAGAGCTTCTGCCATTTCTCTGACACTTGCAGAAAAGCTTGAGATATCTTATTGGATCATTGTGGCTTTCCATGTAGATCACCCAATTATTCACAGGGACATAAAGTCCTCCAACATCCTCCTCACAGAAAACTTTCGAGCCAAGGTAGCTGACTTTGGTTTTGCTAGACTGGCAGCTGATAGTGATTCAGGTGCCACCCATGTGTCTACCCAAGTTAAAGGAACTGCTGGCTACTTGGACCCAGAATATTTGAGGACTTATCAATTGACTGAGAAGAGTGATGTTTATTCATTCGGTGTATTGCTGGTTGAACTAGTGACAGGTAGGCGCCCTATTGAAGCAAAAAGGGAAATCAAGGAGCGTATAACTGCAAAATGGGTACAATACTCTTTCCCTCTGTTTCTTCACTCAATAAAAGTCttactaaatattaattatgtcATGTAAAACTATAAAATCCCAGCTCTATAGTTATCCAGTGCTAGCAATATCTGATGGATCCCACCATGGAAGTCCTTAACAGAGCCTAGAAAGCAATCCCAGCCCTCCCATCTAATCTCACATTTTGTTGGAACTGTGTACCAGGAGAATTAAAGCAATCAATAATAGATCTGTTCTGATTTCAGTCAGTTTTTGCGCAGGCAATAAAGAAGTTTGCGGAAGGTAATGCCGTTTTAATACTGGACCCGAAACTAAAATGTACCGCCGCAAATAACTTGGCCCTGGAAAAGATTCTTGAACTGGCCTTGCAATGTTTGGCTCCTCACAGGCAGAGTCGGCCAAGCATGAGGAAATGTGCTGAGATTCTTTGGAGTATCCGTAAGGATTACAAGGAACAATCAGCCTCAGATTTTCgttctttttcttctaaatcaCAGGGGAGTATTTCAGTAATAACAGAAGAATAAACAAATAGCTGCCTAGTATTGCAGAAATGATAATGTGAAGAGAAAAAAGCCAAGCAGGTTGCTTTTTAAGACGAACAAGTGATTCGAGAGTAATTGTGCAGGGTGGTCAGAGTAGAAAAAGGATTGATAGCTTTCCATAGAGCGATTTCCAAGATGGCACAATATTGCTCAATAAGACTCCACTGCTTGCAAGATCATAGGAGGTGTTCGTTGTGAAGTTATGAATGTATATAGGAAAATCGTTTTAAGGTGACGAAGTGCCTTTGCTTCCACCTGATTTTGTGTTTActgtttcttcatctttttggttacaattgttttttaatctttcatgtTGTTTCCATCCATTCTGCAACATTTCTAAACAGAGCggggtttgtatttttttctgtatTGTCGCAGACAAATATTTCTTCGAGACCATCCCCCAATCAAGAACAGTATCATTTTGAGAAATCCATGTCAAATGGATGTTGTGTGAGAACATAAACATTGTAAACTATGTGATTAATATTGTATATCGATAGGCTTGCAATATTTCCATCACTTTTCGAGGAATTACATGTAAACATTTCCTCTCGTGATCTCCATTGCATGCACACTGCGTCTAAGATGTCTGGTTCAATTTCTCTCCTGCATTTAGTTTATTCAGATCGCAATAAGCAGCTGACACTTCTCTAGTTGAGGACGAGGTCCCATCTATCCACTTGCTAATTTATATGTTAAGGTacaataatttcatttcatttaatgaCCGATAACTTCTTTGTCCGTGGGAGAGACACCAATGCTTCTTGAACAACCTCCAAAACTAAAATCcagcttttatattttttgttcattttccaGTTAGTCAACAGATTCAGACTTTTCTGGCATCCAACTACCTCTCATCATTGTAATTTAAGATCTGATTTGCAAGTGGTCAAGAGCAAAGAATAGTCAAATATGATGAGtaagttaaatttaattaataagaaaaatgtaTCAAATAACCGACATAATCTTACAAGACTGATAGATCAAGAAATTCATCTCAATGGTGGATCTATTCCCCCTAAATCTTTTCAATATTTCCGTCTTTTCTTAATTCCCTAACCTGTCGAACCTACCTTTGTTTGTACACAAACAGAAatgtaaaagaagaaatatCCTGGCAAAAAAGGGTTCATATTTATGAGAAGAAGAATTGGCAATACGGCTTTTGTTGATGTAGTAGGACGCATGTTTTACTTCGGTAAGAGCTGCTTTAGCAGATACAATCGAGCAAGTCTTGTTCAGTATGGACAGGCTACATTTTCTCATATGTACTGGGGATAGCTTATTTTCTTTCAGGAGTTGAGGGCTAAATTCTGCAAAAATCTCTCCTCCTCCCTCTAACTATGGCTCAGCTCTTGAAAATGAATCCTGCCGCGTCAACCCATAGTTTCCATCTGGGGTTGTTTCATTTTcgctatttataattttgtcgACTTTTGAACAAAGGAACAGGAAGGAAGATGTATATATGGTGACATGCCACAGACTGCAAACCATTTTACACGCCAAACATCAGAGAatgagttataaaaaataaaccagtgacataaacaattaataaaaccaTATTATATTTGCTAAAGTATTTCATAGTACCTGTGCCATATCCAGTAGCTTTCGCTGCTTTCCAGCTTCCAGCTTATTGCTGCCATGGCCAGGGCAGAAAACCCTGCTAGCACAAAACCCCATCGGAATCTTCTCAAAAGTGTCTTGACTAAATTACTGAGCTGGGCTCCGATGGTTTCCCACCTATAATAAAACACAAGCTCGgttttctttaaattgaaaaccacaatttttttttggcatacaCAGCTTCAAGCAATGCATGCACCCTCCAGTAGGGAatgtaaaaatacttttatctGCAACTTATTTTGTTACCAAAAGCAATGAGAATTTCCGAGAAAAAAATGGCGAAAAAAAGCACAAACTGAAATTCAAGCACACGAACCtcattaaaatcttaattttaatacattgaaGTCAATGCATGCATTTATCGCAGCTCATTGTTTGTTATATATCACATTTGAGCATGATATTAAATCTTCATTGGTGATCTCAAAAAGATGCTTACCTTGTGGGCACATTTAAACAGAATCCCCTTGAAAATGAAAGTGAGCTTAAATTGGTAGAGAATTCTACCAACCATCCAATGAGAAGACCAAGTGCCCCAATTGCCATCACAAGAATAATATTAGAAGACCTGCAGAGTTTAATCAACCTTACATGCTTAAATTCCCACAGTACCCTGCTAAATGCATCAGACAAACTTGAAACATACCTGGTTGCCTTAGTTATCGCCATTAGGGCTGTGAGGATGGCAACAACTGTGTGAATCGCTCGTTTAGAGACTTCATCAATGGTGGTTAAGTATATAAAAGTGCTCACCACTGCCATGAAAGACAGCCAAAAGTCCATGAACTGAAACATTCCAGTTGATGAGTCAATAACATCTTAAGCCAGTAAACCTAAGATCTCACATtttcctaaaataaattaattaatagacaATAATATAAAGTTATACAAGAATGAAGGCATTTGAGTTGGAGAGAGATTCAAAACTGCTGAATGTTATACAACTCTTATTTTCTAAACTAATGCAAACACATTCCTTCAAACGATCtgaaaaagggaaaataaatttttgtttctaaatCTCACTAAAGATCCTCAAATAGCTTCAAGGCTTGTTTATTGTGTTTCTCATgtcaaaacaaacacaaatccTAGGTTCACTTGGTTCTGAGATACTTTTCTTGGCATTATTACAGTAAAATATATAAGCAAATCATCTTTCAAGGGCCGTCAGAAATCATATTCTCCATCAATAGTGCATACAAAAGCAAGGAAAATTGAGATGTACCTGTAAGACGCCAAAGGATAATGCACACCAGGTGCCTACATCACATGCATGATATAATCCACTTGAAATTCCACTAGAAGTAAAGATAACCCATTCTGCAAATGCCTGCATTGAGAAAAAAAGGTCATTTTGGTAATGTTAAACTAAATAGTGGGGATCAAAGGTTCATCTTCTCCAATTGAAGAAATCAACTCCAAAGCTGAATGTTGGGTTGGTATAGATATGAACATTATCCCTGATATCTACCACTGGCACATCCTTGAGATTCATGAATCATCGCTCACCTCTTCTTGTTGGTTGCAAGGCAAATCAATCGTACACTGTTACTAAAAAACCAATTACAGTAAAAGGTTGGGCTGCTTGGAAAGTGTTTCACCATGACACCAATAAGAATTaatctttgctttaaatttaaaaaatagtcaatccaataaaaaaaattactatagcATTACCTTATGCCTAAGAGCCCAATATGCAGGAAGTATAGCTGCAGCATTTGATCCAATTAGAGCAATCGATTGCCATATGTGACCTACATAAGTTTAAAGCTACTTGAATAGGGGGCTATTGTATTGCATGATAATAACTCCTGACCTTCATTTCACATGCAAAATGgaattcttaaaagaaaaaagggtgaAAGAAAAGGTGCAAAGCGCATTTCTCTCCAATTTCGTCTCACAAACTCGAGTCA harbors:
- the LOC7496983 gene encoding calmodulin-binding receptor-like cytoplasmic kinase 2; the encoded protein is MKSPYSRYARRTPASGVGHTPDCVPYSPTSSSHSSGSTLKKRNPLSVAAKSMAGVFVACFTPPEPEPNSSKDFGYSEELKAPSVASSTSGGNERRRSSRRGIYSSPANSVHGREPGSVNFTMEEINAATRNFSPTFKIGQGGFGTVYKGRFQDGTVVAIKRAKKSVYDKHLGVEFQSEIRTLAQVEHLNLVKFYGYLEHEDERIVLVEYVANGTLREHLDCIHGNVIDLAVRLDIAIDVAHAITYLHMYTDHPIIHRDIKSSNILLTENFRAKVADFGFARLAADSDSGATHVSTQVKGTAGYLDPEYLRTYQLTEKSDVYSFGVLLVELVTGRRPIEAKREIKERITAKWAIKKFAEGNAVLILDPKLKCTAANNLALEKILELALQCLAPHRQSRPSMRKCAEILWSIRKDYKEQSASDFRSFSSKSQGSISVITEE